Proteins found in one Canis aureus isolate CA01 chromosome 19, VMU_Caureus_v.1.0, whole genome shotgun sequence genomic segment:
- the LOC144291134 gene encoding uncharacterized protein LOC144291134: MRTHSGEKPFKCNQCGKAYSSSSYLTRHKRIHTGEKPYECHDCGKTFRDSSLLKQHEGTHSKNKPYKCNQCSKTFSRNSRLTTHKVIHTREKPYVCDDCGKTFGILSYLTRHKRIHSREKSIECSHCGKALSSLSSLKAHLRIHTGEKPYKCDQCGRTFRMSCNLNVHKKMHAGKKPCMCNDCGKAFRDRSCLKEHMRIHTGEKPFECNQCGKAFRVKSLLNLHKKIHTRSKPYQCKECGKAFSGLLSYRRHMKKHTREKKPFKCSDCGKAFARHVSLTIHIRTHTGEKPYECDQCGKTFSVMCNLTVHKRVHTGEKPYQCNVCGRAFSKLLTLRRHHESTHGGQKS, from the coding sequence ATGAGAACCCACAGTGGAGAAAAACCTTTCAAATGTAACCAATGTGGGAAAGCCTACAGTTCAAGTTCTTACCTTACACGGCACAAAAGAATTCACACTGGGGAGAAGCCCTATGAATGCCATGATTGTGGAAAAACCTTCAGAGATAGTTCACTTCTCAAACAACATGAAGGAACCCATTCAAAGAACAAACCCTACAAATGTAATCAGTGCAGCAAGACCTTCAGTAGAAACTCTAGGCTTACCACGCATAAGGTAATACATACCAGAGAGAAGCCCTATGTCTGCGATGATTGTGGGAAAACCTTCGGTATTCTTTCATACCTTACAAGACATAAGAGAATTCACTCGAGAGAGAAGTCCATTgagtgtagccactgtggaaaagcaTTAAGTAGTCTGTCATCCCTGAAGGCACACCTGCGGAtacatactggagagaaaccttacaaatgtgaTCAGTGTGGGAGGACTTTTAGAATGAGCTGTAATCTTAATGTGCACAAGAAAATGCATGCTGGAAAGAAACCATGTATGTGCAATGACTGTGGAAAAGCCTTCAGGGATCGCTCATGCCTTAAAGAACACAtgagaattcacactggagagaaaccctttgAATGTAAtcagtgtgggaaagcctttagaGTGAAATCTTTACTCAATTTGCACAAGAAAATTCACACGAGATCGAAACCATATCAGTGTaaggaatgtggaaaagccttcagtGGTCTCTTATCTTATAGGAGACATATGAAAAAGCACACCAGGGAAAAGAAACCCTTCAAATGTAGTGATTGTGGAAAAGCTTTTGCGAGGCATGTATCCCTTACAATACACATAAgaactcacactggagagaaaccctatgagtgTGATCAATGTGGGAAAACCTTCAGTGTAATGTGTAATCTTACTGTGCACAAGAGAGTCCATACTGGTGAAAAGCCCTATCAATGCAATGTCTGTGGGCGTGCTTTCAGTAAGCTATTAACCCTTCGGCGGCATCATGAGAGCACTCATGGGGGACAAAAGTCTTAG